In a genomic window of bacterium:
- a CDS encoding response regulator yields the protein MMTEASARILLCCENLAEMGPIALALAEKSILTLVRGVRDLTPMLAEGRYQIITLCVRKQTEETLSILRQMIKLSPQTCIVLVNGHPNQELLHEAFRLGIKDFFPAPVNQALLIERIEHLLSSA from the coding sequence ATGATGACTGAAGCGTCGGCAAGGATTCTCCTTTGCTGTGAAAATCTCGCTGAAATGGGGCCGATTGCTCTGGCTCTGGCGGAGAAAAGCATTCTTACACTGGTGAGGGGTGTAAGAGACTTGACTCCGATGCTCGCAGAGGGCCGCTATCAGATCATCACTCTGTGCGTCCGCAAGCAAACGGAAGAGACGCTCTCGATCCTCAGGCAAATGATCAAGCTTTCACCTCAAACCTGCATCGTGCTGGTGAACGGCCATCCGAACCAGGAACTCCTTCATGAGGCATTCCGGCTCGGCATCAAAGATTTTTTTCCAGCCCCGGTCAACCAAGCTTTGTTGATCGAGCGTATTGAGCATCTGTTGAGCAGCGCCTGA
- a CDS encoding sigma-54-dependent Fis family transcriptional regulator, translating to MIEHPLNGDNGKPATGKLLNGTISTPVFQGTVAELYEAYLRYRLIFERSEDHGIFPSRPQGEQAPHRSTTADLKHGTSQYPAIIGASAKMQRIIKFIDQVADTNATVLLEGESGTGKELVARALHENSSRRCRPFVSLNCGALTETLLESELFGHIRGSFTGAVQNKKGWFETADGGSIFFDEISEMSPGLQVKLLRILQTGEYSPVGSNEIRKCNVRIIAATNRHLESMIKDGKFRADLYYRLNILYLHLPPLRERREDIPLLIRHYLDHYGRQLGKENLRLNAGAEDILLRYDYPGNIRELENIILRSIVMTEDTEVELRHLPESVVPSAGESAAVTQNFSLIKKAVIERFERDYLETALERAHGIVAQAAKIAGIDAKNFYQKMQKYQIKASHR from the coding sequence ATGATCGAGCATCCATTGAATGGTGATAACGGAAAACCGGCGACAGGGAAATTGCTGAACGGCACCATCTCCACCCCTGTCTTCCAAGGTACTGTGGCAGAGCTGTACGAAGCCTATTTGCGATATCGCTTGATCTTTGAGCGCAGTGAAGACCATGGTATATTTCCATCCCGTCCCCAAGGCGAACAGGCGCCCCACCGGTCTACCACAGCCGACCTTAAACATGGCACAAGCCAATATCCAGCCATCATCGGCGCCAGCGCCAAAATGCAAAGGATCATCAAATTCATCGATCAGGTGGCAGACACCAACGCCACCGTGTTGCTCGAAGGCGAGAGCGGCACAGGGAAAGAGCTGGTCGCCCGGGCCTTGCATGAAAACAGCAGCCGGCGGTGCAGACCGTTCGTCTCCCTCAATTGCGGCGCTCTGACGGAAACACTATTGGAATCCGAACTGTTCGGACACATCAGGGGGTCGTTCACCGGCGCCGTGCAAAACAAAAAGGGCTGGTTCGAAACCGCGGACGGCGGCTCTATCTTTTTCGACGAGATCAGCGAGATGAGTCCGGGGCTTCAGGTCAAACTGCTGCGCATTCTACAGACCGGGGAGTATTCGCCCGTGGGCAGCAACGAAATCAGGAAATGCAACGTCCGCATTATCGCAGCCACGAACCGTCATCTGGAATCCATGATCAAGGACGGCAAGTTCCGAGCGGATCTCTATTATCGATTGAACATTCTCTACCTCCATCTCCCGCCGTTGCGCGAAAGACGAGAGGACATCCCTCTGCTGATCCGGCATTATCTCGATCACTATGGCCGGCAGCTCGGAAAAGAAAATCTGCGCCTGAACGCCGGCGCAGAAGACATTTTGCTCCGGTACGACTATCCCGGCAACATTCGAGAATTGGAGAACATTATTCTACGTTCGATCGTGATGACCGAGGATACGGAGGTGGAGCTGCGTCATCTACCGGAATCGGTCGTGCCGTCTGCAGGCGAATCAGCGGCGGTAACGCAGAATTTTAGCCTGATCAAAAAAGCGGTGATCGAACGGTTTGAGCGGGATTACCTCGAGACCGCTCTGGAGAGAGCCCACGGCATTGTCGCCCAAGCGGCGAAAATCGCCGGCATTGATGCGAAAAATTTTTATCAAAAAATGCAAAAATATCAGATCAAGGCCTCGCACCGGTAA